A window of the Arenibacter algicola genome harbors these coding sequences:
- a CDS encoding 3-keto-disaccharide hydrolase, whose protein sequence is MKKISINRKFALLSVLLIIMIAYQAEAQNEAFEFEFGEEDTWESLISGKSGEESTIKWINVNTVKEGWTVGADGVLVNLGHPIGVVRSEKQYENFILHVEWRHMEAGGNSGIFAWSGADPKGKSPLPDGVEIQMLELDWVNINAKDGVQQPIAYVHGEVWGVGGVVTLPDNPRGERSKSVENRCKGKGEWNTYDVVCVDGVIKLSVNGKFVNGISKSTQKKGYFCLESEGAEIHFRNLKVIELPPGVTSAEQIAPLLNK, encoded by the coding sequence ATGAAGAAAATTTCGATTAATAGAAAATTTGCCCTTTTATCGGTATTGTTAATTATAATGATTGCTTACCAGGCCGAGGCGCAGAACGAAGCATTTGAATTTGAATTTGGCGAGGAGGATACTTGGGAGAGTTTGATTTCTGGGAAGTCGGGAGAAGAATCTACCATTAAATGGATCAATGTGAATACCGTTAAAGAGGGTTGGACCGTGGGTGCAGATGGGGTATTGGTAAACCTGGGCCATCCAATTGGGGTAGTAAGATCGGAGAAACAATATGAAAACTTTATTCTTCACGTAGAATGGCGACATATGGAAGCTGGGGGCAATTCTGGAATATTTGCATGGAGCGGTGCCGATCCAAAGGGGAAATCCCCATTGCCGGACGGTGTGGAAATCCAGATGTTGGAATTGGACTGGGTAAACATAAATGCAAAAGATGGTGTTCAGCAACCCATAGCCTATGTTCATGGGGAAGTTTGGGGTGTAGGGGGAGTAGTGACCCTACCAGATAATCCACGGGGGGAAAGAAGTAAGTCCGTAGAGAATAGATGTAAGGGAAAGGGAGAATGGAATACCTATGACGTAGTGTGTGTAGATGGGGTCATTAAACTTTCTGTTAACGGCAAATTTGTGAATGGTATTTCTAAATCCACTCAAAAGAAAGGTTATTTCTGTCTAGAATCTGAAGGTGCGGAGATTCATTTCAGGAATTTAAAAGTAATAGAATTACCGCCAGGGGTAACTAGTGCTGAGCAGATAGCTCCTTTGCTTAATAAATAG
- a CDS encoding nucleoside permease, with amino-acid sequence MNNSVRLRLSVLMLLEYFIWGAWYVTMGTYLMSSLEVNATQVGAAYANLSIAAIISPFFVGLVADRFFSAQKVLGTLHLMGAATLYFISTVEHFQIFWWLILLYTLLYMPTMSLVNSISFSQMEDPDKEFPRIRVLGTLGWIAAGLLIGFMELETSYMTFRIAAYCSLLLGILSFFLPSTPPTGKSASISAILGLDALVLFKKRSFVVFFVSSILVCIPLAFYYNFANPFLNDVGMENAAAKMTLGQVSELLFMLLMPLAFRRLGIKKMMLIGIFAWVARYLLFAYGDIGAGIWMLYFGIILHGVCYDFFFVSGQIYIDKKSKPSFRNSAQGLITFATYGVGMFIGSFVSGAVTDNFLVDINGILSYQWESIWLVPAIIALLVGLIFMFFFREKLVGTLKVDNKMPHILPNTDNKGQKDLEGGLADSADPKTER; translated from the coding sequence ATGAATAACTCAGTAAGATTACGTTTATCCGTTCTAATGCTTTTGGAGTATTTTATCTGGGGAGCGTGGTATGTTACCATGGGCACCTATCTGATGTCCTCATTGGAGGTAAATGCAACACAAGTGGGGGCGGCATATGCAAACCTTTCTATAGCAGCCATTATCTCTCCTTTTTTCGTTGGACTGGTTGCTGACCGATTTTTCTCCGCACAAAAGGTATTGGGAACATTACATTTAATGGGTGCTGCCACCTTATATTTTATAAGTACCGTGGAGCATTTTCAAATTTTTTGGTGGTTGATTTTGCTATACACATTGTTGTATATGCCTACGATGTCCTTGGTTAACTCCATTTCCTTTTCGCAAATGGAGGATCCCGATAAGGAATTTCCACGGATTAGGGTTTTAGGAACCTTGGGCTGGATAGCAGCGGGACTTTTAATAGGGTTTATGGAGTTGGAGACCTCTTATATGACCTTCCGCATTGCGGCATATTGTTCTTTGTTGCTTGGTATTTTAAGCTTCTTCTTGCCAAGTACCCCGCCTACCGGTAAAAGCGCAAGCATTTCAGCCATATTGGGACTAGATGCCTTGGTTTTATTCAAGAAAAGATCATTTGTTGTTTTTTTTGTCAGCTCTATTCTAGTTTGTATCCCATTGGCTTTTTATTACAATTTTGCCAATCCTTTTCTGAATGACGTAGGGATGGAAAATGCTGCCGCTAAAATGACTTTGGGGCAGGTTTCCGAACTTTTATTCATGTTATTGATGCCCCTTGCTTTTAGAAGGCTCGGAATTAAAAAAATGATGCTGATAGGTATTTTTGCCTGGGTAGCACGTTATCTTTTATTTGCTTATGGGGATATAGGTGCAGGAATTTGGATGTTATATTTTGGAATTATATTACATGGTGTATGTTATGATTTCTTTTTTGTTTCCGGTCAGATCTATATTGATAAGAAGTCCAAACCCTCCTTTCGAAATTCCGCCCAGGGGCTTATCACTTTTGCAACTTATGGGGTGGGAATGTTTATTGGCTCATTTGTCTCAGGAGCAGTAACCGATAATTTTCTCGTCGACATTAATGGCATATTGAGCTACCAATGGGAATCCATTTGGCTGGTTCCAGCAATAATTGCTTTATTGGTGGGTTTGATATTCATGTTTTTCTTCAGGGAAAAACTTGTAGGAACCTTAAAAGTAGACAACAAGATGCCGCACATTTTACCTAATACAGACAATAAGGGACAAAAGGATTTGGAGGGCGGTTTGGCCGATAGCGCTGATCCAAAAACAGAACGATAA
- a CDS encoding amidohydrolase family protein, with translation MKKPWIAFLILLTISCVEKNEYYTLDDFDKVDKIDTHIHVFADRNSFVNQAKKDNFRLLNIMVDLSKGEELIKEQYDYCLAQKKGHPEDYEFATSFSIEDWDNPDFTKNTIAWLDKSFEEGAIAVKVWKNIGMVFRDKDNELIMVDNPKLDTIFDYLASKKIPLVGHLGEPKNCWLPLDEMTTNNDRKYFSEHPQYHMYQHPELPSYEEQIAARDRMLEKHPNLVFIGAHMGSLEWSVDELAKRLDKFPNMSIDLAARMGQVFYQTVENREKVRAFFIKYQDRLLYATDLSDDGEENVGEMQKEMHKMWLTDWRFFVTDELMASDLVNEEFRGLKLPKEAVDKIYFQNAKKWLKMFPTNGI, from the coding sequence ATGAAAAAACCGTGGATTGCCTTTTTAATACTATTAACGATTTCTTGTGTGGAAAAGAATGAATATTATACTTTGGACGATTTTGACAAGGTAGATAAAATTGATACACACATTCATGTTTTTGCTGATCGGAACAGTTTTGTAAATCAAGCAAAGAAAGACAATTTTCGTTTGCTGAATATCATGGTCGACCTTTCAAAAGGTGAGGAACTTATTAAAGAACAATATGATTATTGTTTAGCTCAAAAGAAAGGGCATCCTGAGGATTATGAGTTCGCTACCTCCTTTTCTATAGAGGATTGGGATAACCCTGACTTCACAAAGAATACCATTGCCTGGTTGGACAAGAGTTTTGAAGAAGGGGCCATAGCTGTAAAGGTTTGGAAGAACATTGGCATGGTTTTTCGTGATAAGGATAACGAGCTAATAATGGTAGACAATCCCAAGCTGGATACGATATTCGATTATTTAGCCAGTAAAAAGATACCCTTGGTAGGTCATTTGGGAGAACCAAAAAACTGTTGGCTTCCGCTAGATGAAATGACAACCAATAACGATCGAAAATATTTTTCGGAACATCCACAATACCATATGTACCAACATCCGGAACTACCTTCTTATGAAGAACAGATCGCCGCTCGGGATCGTATGCTGGAAAAACACCCCAATCTTGTGTTTATTGGGGCACACATGGGGAGTCTAGAGTGGAGCGTGGATGAATTGGCGAAACGGTTGGACAAGTTTCCAAATATGTCCATAGACCTCGCTGCCAGAATGGGGCAAGTTTTTTATCAAACTGTAGAAAATAGGGAAAAGGTACGTGCCTTTTTTATTAAGTACCAAGATCGGCTCCTCTATGCAACCGATTTGTCCGATGATGGCGAGGAAAATGTCGGAGAAATGCAGAAGGAGATGCATAAAATGTGGCTTACGGATTGGCGATTTTTCGTTACCGATGAGCTTATGGCCAGTGATCTTGTAAATGAAGAGTTTAGGGGATTAAAACTTCCTAAGGAGGCAGTGGATAAAATTTATTTCCAAAACGCAAAAAAATGGCTTAAGATGTTTCCAACAAATGGAATTTGA
- a CDS encoding Crp/Fnr family transcriptional regulator yields MSYDILKQNLKKHLDLSNADLDLICSYFKPAGLKKKEFLLTQGSICKMEGFVLDGCFRVFTFDKKGNENTLYFAAKDWWLMDIDSFMNQTPSDLNIQALEDSEVLLIDRQDKMALYESLPIVEKLFRIIFQKGLVSWQRRLVRNHSFTSKERYFHFIQTYPDISSKLMDKQIASYLGISHEFLSKIKKNIK; encoded by the coding sequence ATGTCTTACGATATACTGAAACAAAACTTAAAGAAACATTTAGATCTGTCCAATGCGGATCTAGACCTTATTTGTAGCTACTTTAAACCTGCTGGTTTAAAGAAAAAGGAATTTTTATTGACCCAAGGCAGTATCTGTAAAATGGAAGGCTTTGTATTGGACGGCTGCTTTAGAGTTTTCACCTTCGATAAAAAGGGAAATGAGAACACCCTATATTTTGCCGCCAAGGATTGGTGGCTCATGGATATTGATAGTTTTATGAATCAGACCCCTTCTGACCTGAACATACAGGCCTTGGAAGACAGCGAGGTTCTTTTAATTGATAGGCAGGATAAAATGGCGCTCTATGAATCGCTTCCCATTGTAGAAAAACTTTTTCGGATAATATTTCAAAAGGGACTGGTTTCGTGGCAAAGGCGGCTAGTGCGCAATCATAGCTTTACTTCTAAAGAACGATATTTCCATTTTATACAGACCTATCCGGACATCTCCTCCAAACTTATGGATAAACAAATTGCCAGCTATCTGGGGATAAGTCACGAGTTTTTAAGCAAGATCAAAAAAAATATAAAATAA
- a CDS encoding GlcG/HbpS family heme-binding protein, whose translation MKNKIPLSKSITFLVLLILLSTGTVFGQSPTDIPHEDALKAVLAAKKKAEQMDVLVNIAVVDAGANLKAFVRMDGSYLGSIDVAIKKAKTSRYFDINTGDLGKLTQPGGIIYNIELSNDGLVTFPGGVPIKNEAGKIIGAIGVSGGTIEQDHDIATVGAKAILD comes from the coding sequence ATGAAAAATAAAATTCCATTATCAAAAAGTATTACCTTTTTAGTTCTATTAATTCTACTAAGTACAGGGACGGTTTTTGGGCAATCCCCAACCGACATTCCACACGAAGATGCCTTAAAGGCCGTATTGGCCGCTAAGAAAAAAGCGGAACAAATGGATGTGCTGGTAAATATTGCAGTGGTCGATGCAGGAGCTAACCTAAAGGCTTTTGTCCGTATGGATGGTTCCTATTTGGGAAGCATAGACGTAGCGATCAAAAAGGCGAAAACGTCGCGCTATTTTGACATCAATACGGGCGATCTGGGCAAGCTTACCCAACCCGGGGGCATTATCTATAATATTGAACTTTCCAATGACGGACTCGTTACCTTTCCAGGGGGAGTTCCCATAAAAAACGAAGCTGGAAAAATCATAGGAGCCATTGGGGTTAGTGGTGGTACTATAGAGCAAGATCACGACATTGCCACTGTTGGAGCAAAGGCCATCTTGGATTAA
- a CDS encoding Dabb family protein, translated as MNIIKISVVFIALLLFQISWSQSSDDLMPYLQDFKSVSANNTVTITSYEKDGSHYVYAGGFGGIDIFSLDKEGKLTPIGTQELYKQEGPARGMVAGSIEGTDFLFVANKYGNAIETFKILDNGTLEQVSLTMDTDETHLGIAITLQLVHMQQASYLFIGGLEETPGLSSFKILPDGKLTHVQSMADNDKIYTDGIIGMYTHKIKGRTFLYTGGFQDNGVSSFRVYENGSFKNINNIGDNTTDRYLTGAYPVTGVNLGENYYVIVGHRHHKYYERNGFIKNTDFVYHGDGVSVFKINRKGALVPHFVLKDDENTKLQGQTRIEIVSVTDKEAVLAVGTRDDASIQLIKLDENGTLKPLNYLETGFSIYYGLRSHQIEDVNLLIAGSNRFDLKKVAAYKVLPKIDRGEKVLRHIVNLKYKEEASKAQIDEAVSVFENLKNEIPEIERIEWGVNDSKEGASKGLTHTFTLTFKDDHAREIYLFHEAHIALVNKIGPIIADVLVMDYWTEE; from the coding sequence ATGAATATCATAAAAATATCCGTCGTTTTCATTGCACTACTGTTGTTCCAAATTAGTTGGTCGCAAAGCTCAGATGATTTAATGCCTTATTTGCAGGATTTTAAGAGCGTATCCGCCAATAATACGGTTACCATAACCAGTTATGAAAAAGACGGCTCCCATTACGTGTATGCAGGCGGCTTTGGAGGGATTGATATCTTCAGCCTAGACAAAGAAGGCAAACTAACGCCCATAGGTACCCAAGAGCTCTATAAGCAAGAGGGACCTGCTAGGGGAATGGTCGCCGGCAGTATTGAGGGTACGGACTTTTTATTTGTAGCCAATAAATACGGTAACGCCATAGAGACATTTAAGATCTTGGATAATGGAACCCTGGAACAGGTTTCCCTAACCATGGATACCGATGAAACCCACCTTGGTATTGCCATTACCCTACAACTAGTTCATATGCAACAGGCGTCCTATCTCTTTATTGGAGGCCTGGAAGAAACACCCGGCCTAAGTAGTTTTAAAATTCTGCCCGATGGAAAACTGACCCATGTACAATCCATGGCCGATAATGACAAGATTTACACGGACGGTATCATTGGGATGTATACCCATAAAATTAAAGGAAGAACATTCTTATATACCGGAGGATTTCAGGACAATGGTGTAAGTAGTTTTAGAGTGTATGAAAACGGTTCCTTCAAAAATATCAACAATATTGGGGACAATACCACCGATAGGTATTTGACCGGAGCCTACCCGGTGACCGGAGTAAATTTAGGCGAGAATTATTATGTAATTGTAGGTCATAGACACCATAAGTATTATGAGAGAAATGGTTTTATTAAAAATACGGACTTTGTATACCACGGTGATGGGGTAAGTGTTTTTAAAATAAACAGAAAAGGAGCTTTGGTACCGCATTTTGTTTTAAAAGATGATGAAAACACCAAGTTGCAAGGGCAAACAAGAATTGAAATTGTTTCTGTAACAGACAAGGAAGCTGTATTGGCAGTGGGTACCAGGGACGATGCCAGTATTCAACTTATCAAATTGGACGAAAACGGAACGCTGAAGCCCTTAAATTATTTGGAAACCGGGTTCTCCATTTACTACGGTCTAAGATCCCATCAAATAGAAGATGTAAACCTGCTTATTGCAGGCTCCAATAGGTTCGATTTAAAGAAGGTGGCCGCCTACAAGGTTTTGCCCAAAATAGATAGGGGCGAAAAAGTATTAAGGCATATCGTAAACCTAAAGTATAAGGAAGAAGCCTCCAAAGCGCAAATTGATGAAGCCGTTTCCGTGTTTGAAAATCTTAAAAACGAAATCCCAGAAATTGAGAGAATAGAGTGGGGGGTCAACGATAGTAAAGAAGGGGCCAGCAAAGGTCTGACCCATACTTTTACCCTAACCTTCAAGGACGACCACGCCAGGGAAATTTACCTTTTTCACGAGGCACATATAGCCTTGGTAAATAAAATAGGCCCCATAATAGCTGATGTTTTGGTGATGGATTATTGGACGGAAGAGTAG
- a CDS encoding 3-ketoacyl-ACP reductase — MKSLQNKKAIITGGGRGLGKATALAFAKEGIDLAITGRNEKVLKETVAELETFGVKAIYSVFDVGNYEEVQKSIKNIIKTLGTVDILVNNAGMAAIGSFNEMEVGTWSKIIQTNLMGMYYVTKEVLPHLIAKNEGDIINLSSTAGLKENANVSAYSASKFAVIGMSESLMKEVRKNNIRVITLTPSTIESEMTIELGMLSKGSENVLQPEDFAELILAGLKLPRRAMLKSAALWTTNP; from the coding sequence ATGAAAAGTTTACAAAATAAAAAGGCAATTATAACCGGAGGCGGTAGAGGGTTGGGAAAAGCAACTGCCCTGGCATTTGCCAAAGAGGGCATTGATTTGGCCATTACGGGTAGGAATGAAAAAGTACTAAAGGAAACCGTTGCCGAATTGGAAACCTTTGGTGTTAAGGCCATCTATTCGGTATTTGATGTAGGTAATTATGAGGAAGTGCAAAAGAGTATCAAAAACATAATAAAGACCTTGGGGACCGTTGATATTTTGGTCAACAATGCGGGAATGGCGGCCATAGGCTCGTTCAATGAAATGGAAGTGGGTACGTGGAGTAAAATTATCCAGACCAATCTGATGGGGATGTATTATGTTACCAAAGAAGTATTGCCACATCTAATAGCTAAGAATGAAGGGGACATAATTAATCTCTCTTCTACGGCAGGTTTAAAAGAAAATGCGAACGTATCGGCCTATTCGGCATCAAAATTCGCTGTTATAGGTATGTCCGAATCGCTTATGAAGGAAGTGCGCAAAAACAATATTAGGGTAATCACCCTAACGCCGAGTACCATAGAATCTGAAATGACCATAGAACTGGGCATGTTAAGCAAAGGCTCTGAAAATGTATTGCAACCGGAAGATTTTGCGGAATTGATCCTAGCCGGTCTAAAACTTCCAAGAAGGGCAATGCTCAAAAGTGCCGCCTTATGGACTACCAATCCGTAA